The Streptomyces sp. NBC_01353 genome contains a region encoding:
- a CDS encoding phosphomannomutase/phosphoglucomutase — protein sequence MAADLSQIVKAYDVRGVVPDQWDETLAELFGAAFVRVTGADAIVVGHDMRPSSPGLSGAFARGAARLGADVTLIGLCSTDQLYFASGSLDLPGAMFTASHNPAQYNGIKMCRAGAAPVGQDTGLSEIRIMVERWSEEGAPAAAPTTGTITERDTLEDYAAHLKALVDLTAIRPLKVVVDAGNGMGGHTVPTVFEGLPLDVVPMYFELDGTFPNHEANPLDPANIVDLQARVRAEGADLGLAFDGDADRCFVVDERGEAVAPSAITALVAARELAKTPGGTIIHNLITSWSVPEVVRENGGSPVRTRVGHSFIKEEMAKTGAIFGGEHSAHYYFKDFWNADTGMLAALHVLAALGGQDGPLSELVASYDRYVGSGEINSTVADQAGRAAAVKATYEGQDGITLDELDGLTVSADDWWFNLRPSNTEPLLRLNVEARDEATMAKVRDEVLALVRATD from the coding sequence GTGGCTGCTGATCTGTCGCAGATCGTGAAGGCGTACGACGTCCGCGGGGTGGTGCCGGATCAGTGGGACGAGACGCTCGCCGAGCTGTTCGGCGCCGCGTTCGTCCGGGTGACCGGCGCGGACGCGATCGTCGTCGGCCACGACATGCGGCCCTCGTCGCCGGGCCTGTCGGGCGCGTTCGCCCGTGGCGCGGCCCGACTCGGCGCCGATGTCACCCTGATCGGGCTCTGCTCCACGGACCAGCTGTACTTCGCCTCCGGCAGCCTCGACCTGCCGGGCGCGATGTTCACCGCCTCGCATAACCCGGCGCAGTACAACGGCATCAAGATGTGCCGCGCCGGCGCCGCGCCCGTCGGCCAGGACACCGGTCTGTCCGAGATCCGCATCATGGTGGAGCGCTGGTCGGAAGAGGGCGCCCCGGCGGCCGCCCCGACCACCGGCACCATCACCGAGCGGGACACGCTGGAGGACTACGCGGCCCACCTGAAGGCGCTGGTCGACCTCACCGCGATCCGCCCCCTCAAGGTCGTCGTGGACGCGGGCAACGGCATGGGCGGCCACACCGTCCCCACCGTCTTCGAAGGCCTCCCGCTGGACGTCGTACCGATGTACTTCGAGCTGGACGGCACCTTCCCGAACCACGAGGCCAACCCCCTCGACCCGGCGAACATCGTCGACCTCCAGGCCCGCGTCCGGGCCGAGGGCGCCGACCTTGGTCTCGCCTTCGACGGCGACGCCGACCGCTGCTTCGTCGTCGACGAGCGCGGCGAGGCCGTCGCCCCGTCCGCGATCACGGCCCTGGTCGCAGCCCGCGAGCTGGCCAAGACCCCCGGCGGCACGATCATCCACAACCTGATCACCTCCTGGTCGGTCCCCGAGGTCGTGCGCGAGAACGGCGGCTCGCCGGTCCGTACCCGCGTCGGTCACTCCTTCATCAAGGAGGAGATGGCGAAGACGGGTGCGATCTTCGGCGGCGAGCACTCCGCGCACTACTACTTCAAGGACTTCTGGAACGCCGATACGGGCATGCTCGCCGCGCTCCACGTCCTCGCCGCCCTCGGCGGCCAGGACGGCCCCCTGTCGGAGCTGGTCGCGTCGTACGACCGCTACGTGGGCTCCGGCGAGATCAACTCCACGGTCGCCGACCAGGCGGGCCGCGCCGCGGCGGTCAAGGCGACGTACGAGGGCCAGGACGGCATCACCCTCGACGAGCTGGACGGCCTGACGGTGTCGGCGGACGACTGGTGGTTCAACCTGCGCCCCTCCAACACCGAGCCGCTGCTCCGCCTGAACGTCGAGGCCCGCGACGAGGCCACCATGGCCAAGGTCCGCGACGAGGTCCTCGCCCTCGTCCGCGCGACGGACTGA
- a CDS encoding SIS domain-containing protein translates to MLDETLLDAPDALALADRRGLLRGAAEAGARVRTAARHAAEAGIDELSPEGRPRSVLVAGPGTAAAGVADLVGALAGASAPVIRLQPTGVAPAAGALRWALPGWAGSVDLLLIPTTDGSEPGLALLVEQAYRRGITVVAVAPKNTPLAEAVSGPRGLLVPMAMAPHESAEEYEETLAAGPGSLWALFTPLLALLDRVGLVEAPSETLEKVADRLDRTAERCGPAIATYSNPAKTLAAELADSLPLIWTEGDAAGPVGRRFAAVLAELAGLPALAAELPEALPAHGVLLAGDYAAGADPDDFFRDRVDEAQALRARVVLLRDRPADAGGLTAGPAARELALSHGTAISELEPEEGGDLETLAELLAVTDFAAIYLALASAGIAPQHRPAD, encoded by the coding sequence ATGCTGGACGAGACCCTCCTCGACGCACCGGACGCCCTCGCCCTCGCCGACCGCCGCGGCCTGCTCCGCGGCGCCGCCGAGGCCGGCGCGCGGGTACGGACCGCCGCCCGCCACGCCGCCGAGGCCGGCATCGACGAACTCAGCCCGGAGGGCCGGCCCCGCTCCGTCCTCGTCGCGGGCCCCGGCACCGCGGCCGCCGGCGTCGCCGACCTGGTCGGCGCCCTCGCCGGAGCCTCCGCGCCCGTCATCCGCCTCCAGCCCACCGGCGTCGCCCCCGCCGCCGGCGCCCTGCGCTGGGCCCTCCCCGGCTGGGCCGGCTCCGTGGATCTGCTCCTGATCCCGACGACCGACGGCTCCGAACCCGGACTCGCCCTCCTCGTCGAGCAGGCGTACCGCCGCGGCATCACGGTCGTCGCCGTCGCGCCCAAGAACACCCCGCTCGCCGAGGCCGTCAGCGGCCCCCGCGGACTGCTCGTGCCCATGGCGATGGCCCCGCACGAGAGCGCCGAGGAGTACGAGGAGACCCTCGCCGCGGGACCCGGCTCCCTGTGGGCCCTGTTCACCCCGCTCCTCGCGCTCCTCGACCGCGTCGGTCTCGTAGAAGCGCCGTCCGAGACGCTGGAGAAGGTCGCCGACCGCCTGGACCGTACGGCCGAACGCTGCGGTCCTGCCATCGCCACGTACAGCAACCCGGCCAAGACGCTCGCCGCCGAACTCGCCGACTCGCTGCCGCTGATCTGGACCGAGGGCGACGCCGCGGGCCCCGTCGGCCGGCGGTTCGCCGCCGTCCTCGCCGAGCTTGCCGGACTGCCCGCGCTCGCCGCCGAACTGCCCGAGGCCCTGCCCGCCCACGGCGTACTGCTCGCCGGCGACTACGCGGCAGGCGCCGACCCCGACGACTTCTTCCGCGACCGCGTCGACGAGGCCCAGGCCCTGCGCGCCCGGGTCGTCCTGCTGCGCGACCGCCCGGCCGACGCCGGCGGCCTGACCGCAGGGCCCGCCGCCCGCGAACTGGCGCTCAGCCACGGCACGGCCATCAGCGAACTGGAGCCGGAGGAGGGCGGAGACCTGGAGACCCTCGCCGAACTGCTCGCCGTCACCGACTTCGCCGCCATCTACCTCGCCCTGGCCTCGGCCGGCATCGCCCCGCAGCACCGACCCGCAGACTGA
- a CDS encoding Trm112 family protein, whose translation MPLEAGLLEILACPACHAPLNDRTAAETPELICTGDDCGLAYPVRDGIPVLLVDEARRPA comes from the coding sequence ATGCCGCTCGAAGCCGGCCTCCTGGAGATCCTGGCCTGCCCGGCGTGCCACGCGCCGCTGAACGACCGCACGGCGGCCGAGACCCCCGAGCTGATCTGCACGGGTGACGACTGCGGCCTGGCCTACCCGGTCCGCGACGGCATCCCCGTCCTCCTGGTCGACGAGGCCCGCCGCCCGGCGTAA
- the manA gene encoding mannose-6-phosphate isomerase, class I: protein MDRLVNTVRPYAWGSTTAIPDLLGTTPTGEPQAEMWMGAHPGAPSRTERGPLNEVIDTDPVRELGTAAVGKFGPHLPFLFKMLAAGAPLSLQVHPDLAQAKAGFAAEQAAGVPIDAPHRNYKDANHKPELVCALTPFTGLCGFRDPIEAADTIAALGVDSLKPYVDLLHAHPEEAALREVMTALLTADREEMAHTVAEAAAAATRLGGAHAPYATLAHHFPGDAGVIAAMLLNPVQLQPGEALFLGAGVPHAYLDGLGVEIMANSDNVLRCGLTPKHVDVPELLRVVRFEPNEPAVLRPEASPAGEEVYDTPIDEFRLSRFVRAEGAAPTDVTAGTPQILLAVAGRPKAGEVTLAPGESVFVPAGETTELSGTGTVFRATVVA from the coding sequence ATGGACCGCCTCGTCAACACCGTCCGCCCCTACGCCTGGGGCTCCACGACCGCCATCCCGGACCTGCTCGGCACCACCCCCACCGGTGAGCCCCAGGCCGAGATGTGGATGGGCGCCCACCCCGGCGCCCCGTCCCGCACGGAGCGCGGACCGCTCAACGAGGTCATCGACACCGATCCCGTACGCGAACTGGGCACGGCGGCCGTCGGGAAGTTCGGCCCGCACCTGCCCTTCCTCTTCAAGATGCTCGCCGCCGGAGCCCCGCTCTCCCTCCAGGTCCACCCCGACCTCGCCCAGGCGAAGGCCGGATTCGCCGCCGAGCAGGCGGCCGGCGTCCCGATCGACGCGCCGCACCGCAACTACAAGGACGCCAACCACAAGCCCGAACTGGTCTGCGCCCTCACCCCGTTCACCGGGCTGTGCGGATTCCGCGACCCCATCGAGGCCGCCGACACCATCGCCGCACTCGGCGTCGACTCCCTCAAGCCGTACGTGGACCTGCTGCACGCCCACCCCGAAGAGGCCGCGCTGCGCGAGGTCATGACCGCCCTGCTCACCGCCGACCGCGAGGAGATGGCGCACACCGTGGCCGAGGCCGCGGCCGCCGCCACCCGCCTCGGCGGTGCCCACGCCCCGTACGCCACCCTCGCCCACCACTTCCCGGGCGACGCCGGCGTCATCGCCGCCATGCTGCTCAACCCGGTCCAACTCCAGCCCGGCGAAGCCCTCTTCCTCGGCGCTGGCGTGCCACACGCCTACCTCGACGGCCTCGGCGTCGAGATCATGGCCAACTCCGACAACGTGCTGCGCTGCGGACTGACCCCCAAGCACGTCGACGTCCCGGAGCTGCTGCGGGTCGTCCGCTTCGAGCCGAACGAGCCGGCCGTCCTGCGCCCCGAGGCGTCTCCGGCGGGCGAAGAGGTCTACGACACCCCGATCGACGAATTCCGCCTGTCCCGCTTCGTACGGGCGGAAGGCGCGGCGCCCACCGACGTCACCGCCGGCACCCCGCAGATCCTGCTCGCCGTCGCGGGCCGGCCCAAGGCGGGCGAAGTGACCCTCGCGCCCGGCGAGTCGGTCTTCGTGCCGGCGGGCGAAACGACCGAACTGTCCGGTACGGGAACGGTGTTTCGCGCCACCGTCGTCGCCTGA
- a CDS encoding DUF3499 domain-containing protein, producing MESRRGPLKSAVPSNVVSPVRRCSRTACGRPAVATLTYVYADSTAVLGPLATYAEPHCYDLCAQHSERLTAPRGWEVVRLSDGSAPARPSGDDLEALANAVREAARPQRAAEAGGKGGGRGGDPVEVGRRGHLRVLRSPDS from the coding sequence GTGGAGAGTCGTCGCGGCCCGCTCAAGAGTGCGGTACCGTCCAACGTCGTGAGCCCTGTACGTCGCTGTTCGCGCACCGCGTGCGGCCGCCCTGCCGTCGCGACACTGACGTACGTCTATGCCGACTCGACTGCGGTCCTCGGCCCGCTCGCCACCTACGCCGAGCCCCACTGCTACGACCTGTGTGCCCAACACAGCGAGCGCCTCACCGCGCCGCGCGGCTGGGAGGTCGTGCGGCTCTCCGACGGCTCCGCCCCCGCCCGCCCCAGCGGTGACGACCTCGAAGCCCTCGCCAACGCGGTACGGGAAGCGGCGCGCCCCCAGCGCGCGGCCGAAGCCGGCGGCAAGGGCGGCGGCCGAGGCGGCGACCCGGTGGAGGTCGGCCGCCGAGGCCACCTCCGGGTCCTTCGCTCCCCGGACTCCTGA